One stretch of Arachis duranensis cultivar V14167 chromosome 1, aradu.V14167.gnm2.J7QH, whole genome shotgun sequence DNA includes these proteins:
- the LOC107473984 gene encoding isoleucine N-monooxygenase 1, with translation MAYTLTHSLSHVLASLASLIIMISSFTILKFLSPFFIKNKKSHKIPKLPPGPKPWPIVGLLPEMLTNKPVFRWIHKVMEEMNTEIACFRIGNVHVIPVTCPKLACEFLRKHDADFATRPLSMATETATNGYLTTALTPFGEQWRKMKKIVANDLLSQQKHQWLQDKRDQESNNLVFQVYNKCIKNNNNNNNNNNVNKDNCFGLVNVRSVARHYCSNVAKRLIFNIRHFGEGGIDGGPSFEDEEHLISGTFKLLKYINAFCVTDYMPCLKGLYDFDGHESEIKEAMRIMNKYHDPIIEERIKQWNDGLRSEQEDFLDVLINLKDSNNAPLLTPMEIKSQIIELMMAAIDNPSNAVEWALAEMVNQPELLQKAIAELDRVIGRDRMVEESDIPKLNYIKACAREAFRLHPIVPFNVPHVSIKNTIIGNYLIPKGSHILLSRQGLGRNPKVWKEPHKFKPERHIKSDGDDVVLAEPNLRFMSFSTGRRGCPGVMLGTTMTVMLFARLLHGFHWSAPPNVSSINLAECNDNLLLAKPLVAMAKPRLALELYQLI, from the exons ATGGCTTACACTCTTACCCACTCCTTATCCCATGTCTTAGCCTCTTTGGCATCcttaattattatgatttctaGCTTTACAATTCTCAAATTCCTAAGCCCTTTctttattaagaataaaaaatcacataaaataCCCAAATTACCCCCAGGTCCCAAACCATGGCCTATAGTAGGTCTTCTTCCTGAAATGCTAACAAACAAACCGGTTTTCCGGTGGATTCACAAAGTCATGGAAGAAATGAACACCGAAATTGCATGTTTCCGCATAGGAAATGTCCATGTTATCCCTGTAACATGTCCTAAACTTGCTTGTGAATTCCTAAGAAAACATGATGCTGATTTTGCTACAAGGCCATTAAGCATGGCGACTGAAACCGCCACAAATGGTTACTTGACAACAGCACTTACACCCTTTGGAGAGCAATggaggaaaatgaagaaaatagTGGCCAATGATTTGTTGTCCCAACAAAAACATCAATGGCTTCAAGACAAAAGGGACCAAGAATCCAACAACCTTGTCTTTCAAGTCTACAATAAGTGcataaaaaacaacaacaataacaataataacaataatgttAACAAGGACAATTGTTTTGGTCTTGTTAATGTTAGAAGTGTTGCAAGACACTATTGTTCCAATGTCGCAAAGAGGCTAATCTTCAACATAAGGCACTTTGGTGAGGGTGGCATTGATGGTGGGCCATCTTTTGAGGATGAGGAGCATCTTATTAGTGGCACTTTTAAATTGCTTAAGTACATTAATGCATTTTGTGTCACCGATTACATGCCATGCTTGAAGGGTTTATATGATTTTGATGGGCATGAGAGTGAGATTAAGGAGGCTATGAGGATTATGAACAAGTATCATGATCCAATCATTGAAGAGAGAATCAAGCAATGGAATGATGGGTTGCGGAGTGAACAAGAGGACTTTCTTGATGTTTTGATCAATTTGAAAGATTCCAATAATGCACCATTGTTGACACCCATGGAGATCAAGTCACAAATTATA GAATTGATGATGGCAGCCATTGATAATCCATCAAATGCAGTTGAATGGGCACTTGCAGAAATGGTAAACCAACCTGAATTGCTTCAAAAAGCAATTGCAGAATTGGACAGAGTTATTGGAAGAGACAGAATGGTAGAAGAATCAGATATCCCTAAACTAAACTATATAAAAGCTTGTGCAAGAGAAGCTTTTCGCCTTCATCCAATTGTACCTTTCAATGTTCCTCATGTCTCAATAAAGAACACAATTATTGGCAATTACCTAATCCCAAAGGGTAGCCATATCCTACTAAGTAGACAAGGTCTTGGGAGAAACCCTAAGGTTTGGAAAGAACCACATAAGTTCAAACCTGAACGACACATCAAGAGTGATGGTGATGATGTCGTTTTGGCTGAGCCAAATTTGAGGTTCATGTCGTTTAGTACCGGAAGACGTGGTTGCCCTGGAGTGATGCTTGGAACCACCATGACTGTGATGTTATTTGCAAGATTGCTTCATGGCTTCCATTGGAGTGCACCTCCCAATGTGTCAAGCATCAACCTTGCTGAGTGTAATGATAATTTGCTTCTTGCTAAGCCACTTGTTGCCATGGCTAAACCCAGATTAGCTCTTGAGTTGTACCAATTGATTTAG
- the LOC107474824 gene encoding transcription factor bHLH96, whose protein sequence is MPFSEFFGFPQVTGNADIEVAMVESHANLKIRSKKKPKQLLKMVSNLQVMRLTILHLNVTTTNNDIVLYSLSVEVVAGELELNHECNLMHWLSEDFESKLQGQTEQHSKSQKILSITESTCSSILFGKGLVGGGERNELSQLS, encoded by the exons ATGCCTTTTTCCGAGTTCTTCGGCTTCCCACAAGTGACAGGGAATGCTGATATTGAAGTAGCAATGGTGGAAAGCCATGCAAATCTGAAAATAAGGTCAAAGAAAAAGCCCAAGCAGCTCTTGAAGATGGTGTCTAATTTGCAAGTCATGCGTCTCACAATCTTGCATCTTAATGTCACCACCACTAACAATGATATTGTCCTCTATTCTCTCAGCGTTGAg GTTGTGGCTGGAGAGCTTGAACTGAATCATGAATGCAATTTGATGCACTGGTTGTCAGAGGATTTTGAATCTAAATTGCAG GGGCAGACAGAACAACACTCAAAATCCCAAAAAATTCTTAGCATAACAG AATCTACATGCAGTTCAATTCTCTTTGGGAAAGGTTTGGTGGGTGGCGGGGAAAGAAATGAGCTTTCTCAACTTAGTTAA